The proteins below are encoded in one region of bacterium:
- a CDS encoding family 16 glycosylhydrolase: MKIAWSISLCAVLCCPVLVAAKNYKGAELRTREAYSYGRFEVRMQAAQREGMLASFFTYHDGGGPWNEIDLEILGRYSDDVQFNTITAGQNSHLRHQAVSFNPHLDFHTYAFEWTPAYVAWFIDGVEAYRQTEAHIAMLVSEQKIMMNVWKPAFTNWVGSWSDDALPAFAYYDWVSYAAYTPGAGDTGTDNNFSRQWKDDFDFWDQTRWEKGTHTFNGNDCDFVPENVVFRDGLMILCLTVPDNLGYDDRNPPVARWARLSGNNVTVRFSEEIAQTVAEQRSNYVIPGVAISAAQLLPDQMSVLLATAGLDSSLTHTLVVMRARDRAATPNTSAARAVSVIKEAPVTFPLQINVGGAQQDDFSADQQWHEQVEYGFQDGSTKSWPADLEIANTDDDAIYRNERGGLVFYRVRVPNGSYRVTLMMAENNFTAAGMRVFDVFAESKMMVDDLDLFQEAGAHVAHVKTLEVVAVTDGILDLHFAAVIKDPVLNGLVIEPATASGIRAPAPAPAPRQFHLAQCFPNPFNGATRIRYELAAAERMQLRVFDLLGNVVFQKDLGVQPAGTREFTWQAVDTSGLPLRSGVYFYSLGGTQGSAAGKLLLVK; encoded by the coding sequence ATGAAAATCGCCTGGAGTATTTCGCTGTGCGCGGTGTTGTGCTGCCCTGTGCTGGTTGCCGCCAAGAATTACAAAGGCGCCGAGTTGCGCACGCGGGAAGCGTACTCCTACGGCCGCTTCGAAGTCCGCATGCAAGCAGCGCAGCGCGAGGGGATGCTGGCTTCGTTCTTTACTTACCATGACGGCGGCGGCCCCTGGAATGAAATCGACCTCGAGATTCTGGGCCGCTACAGTGATGATGTGCAATTCAACACCATCACCGCCGGCCAGAACAGTCATCTGCGCCATCAGGCGGTCTCGTTCAATCCGCATTTGGATTTTCACACCTATGCCTTTGAATGGACGCCGGCGTATGTCGCCTGGTTCATCGATGGCGTGGAAGCTTACCGGCAGACGGAAGCGCATATTGCCATGCTGGTGAGTGAGCAGAAAATCATGATGAACGTCTGGAAGCCGGCGTTCACGAATTGGGTGGGAAGTTGGAGTGACGACGCCTTGCCGGCCTTTGCCTATTATGACTGGGTCAGTTATGCCGCCTACACCCCGGGTGCGGGCGACACCGGCACGGACAACAACTTTTCCCGGCAGTGGAAAGATGATTTTGATTTTTGGGATCAGACGCGTTGGGAAAAAGGCACGCACACCTTCAACGGCAATGATTGCGATTTTGTGCCGGAGAACGTCGTGTTTCGCGACGGCCTGATGATCCTCTGCCTCACGGTGCCCGATAATCTCGGTTATGACGACCGCAATCCGCCGGTGGCCAGATGGGCGAGGCTTTCCGGAAACAACGTCACCGTCAGGTTTTCGGAGGAAATCGCTCAGACGGTTGCCGAGCAGCGAAGCAACTACGTGATTCCGGGCGTGGCGATTTCCGCGGCGCAGCTTCTCCCCGACCAAATGAGCGTGCTGCTTGCAACGGCCGGCCTGGACTCCTCCCTGACGCACACGCTGGTGGTGATGCGCGCGCGCGACCGCGCTGCCACGCCCAATACCAGCGCCGCGCGCGCCGTGAGCGTGATCAAGGAGGCGCCGGTGACCTTTCCCTTGCAGATCAACGTCGGTGGCGCGCAACAGGACGATTTCTCAGCCGATCAGCAGTGGCATGAGCAAGTCGAATATGGTTTTCAGGATGGCAGCACCAAATCGTGGCCGGCTGATTTGGAAATTGCCAACACCGACGACGACGCGATTTATCGCAACGAGCGCGGGGGATTGGTGTTCTACCGGGTGCGCGTTCCCAACGGCAGCTATCGCGTGACCTTGATGATGGCGGAGAACAACTTCACCGCCGCCGGCATGCGAGTCTTTGACGTTTTCGCCGAAAGCAAAATGATGGTCGATGATCTCGACCTCTTTCAGGAAGCTGGAGCGCATGTCGCTCATGTGAAAACCCTCGAGGTGGTCGCAGTAACCGATGGGATTCTCGATCTGCATTTTGCCGCGGTGATAAAAGATCCCGTGTTGAACGGGCTGGTCATTGAACCCGCGACTGCCAGCGGCATCCGCGCGCCCGCGCCCGCGCCCGCGCCGCGGCAGTTTCATTTGGCGCAATGTTTTCCCAATCCCTTCAACGGCGCCACCAGAATTCGCTATGAACTTGCCGCAGCGGAGAGAATGCAATTGCGAGTATTCGATCTGCTCGGCAATGTCGTTTTCCAAAAAGATCTCGGCGTGCAGCCGGCGGGAACGCGCGAATTCACCTGGCAGGCGGTTGACACCTCCGGCCTGCCGTTGCGCTCCGGAGTCTATTTCTACTCGTTGGGCGGCACGCAGGGATCGGCGGCTGGAAAACTTCTGTTGGTGAAGTAG
- a CDS encoding T9SS type A sorting domain-containing protein encodes MKRYNLLLSLLLFPCLAFGQEALNTFDAALDSSYWNFEHVSSSTQTFTNLFYVNDLVKQGTGSLKVDYAIQGTESWGGYANIMHGADTTALFDFSPYTHLKVWYYNAVPQSKPGTTHIRVLLKDMSDVSVANRTMANITQAEYWYSHFFILDAQPGWNELVLPLVDVAQQSDQGLWRPGWAGAAGNNTLNLDAIKAWKIEWSVDASVYDAANPQNSGISAGTIYFDNIALYGHAFPVINYFDTTATMTASFAGTGTSSISVTDNKLEFFETASAQFDWKVDATESWGGFASLKYGNDTDFLPDMKGNTHMTLRYNNFLASSSPGNVVFRIQLYEYSEGANSEEQWIYETRDVLDAATGWKKLLIPLEDRGTGVTPNAEGFSNPGWSGVAGNSKLDWDKVKKYEFAFSAAPAIQGTVSTGGVLFDNLELYGKRQTDFEPPAAPKGVAAVPDAAGNFNLVIWQDVPNEAGEKYTVYASKQPITDVTAPGVEVLAEGVAENTQTYVHYLYHPLADQAVTYYYAVTAADKVGNVSVPGVSFPGVNNTAKGIATISLNPPAQFKADGILTEWENSGIKPFVFKKSVSHIGLGVFDNDDDLTLTMYMAMDNQYFYFAVDAIDNVFSYDPAGDWWQDDAIEMFFGLYDGRPGPPHAARLRGAKPDYALQFRYDGLFHPDNSNRQLYTRDSTDYYFEGFGSDYIIETRVKLTDITFGDDAPFLPVNGMRIPLDFTIHDADVLNTRDGIMSLSPINNDNSWQSPRNWTYTWIGDRESPTAVADNRNDGVPASYSLSQNYPNPFNPSSKITYAIRTAGLVQLELYNALGQKVRTLVDGVQAAGTYTLEVQADGLPSGIYFYRISAGDFKQTRKMLLMK; translated from the coding sequence ATGAAAAGGTACAACTTGTTACTCTCGCTGTTGCTCTTTCCCTGCCTGGCGTTTGGGCAGGAGGCGCTGAACACGTTCGATGCGGCGCTTGATTCCTCCTATTGGAATTTCGAGCACGTTTCCAGTTCGACGCAGACGTTCACCAATCTGTTCTACGTGAACGATCTCGTCAAGCAGGGCACTGGCTCGCTCAAGGTCGATTATGCGATTCAGGGCACGGAGAGCTGGGGCGGTTACGCCAACATTATGCACGGCGCCGACACCACTGCGCTCTTTGATTTTTCGCCCTACACTCACCTGAAGGTTTGGTACTACAACGCCGTGCCGCAGAGCAAACCCGGCACCACTCACATTCGCGTCCTCCTGAAGGACATGAGCGATGTTTCGGTTGCCAACCGGACCATGGCCAACATCACCCAGGCTGAGTACTGGTATTCCCATTTCTTCATTCTCGATGCGCAGCCGGGGTGGAATGAATTAGTGCTGCCGCTGGTCGATGTCGCGCAACAGTCCGACCAGGGCTTGTGGCGGCCGGGATGGGCGGGCGCGGCCGGTAACAATACGCTCAATCTGGACGCGATCAAGGCGTGGAAGATCGAATGGTCGGTCGATGCCTCCGTCTATGATGCCGCCAATCCGCAAAACTCCGGCATCTCGGCGGGAACGATTTACTTCGATAACATCGCGCTCTACGGCCATGCCTTCCCGGTCATCAACTACTTTGACACCACCGCCACCATGACGGCCTCTTTTGCCGGCACCGGCACCAGCAGCATCAGCGTGACCGACAACAAACTGGAATTTTTCGAGACCGCCTCGGCGCAGTTCGATTGGAAGGTCGATGCCACCGAATCCTGGGGCGGTTTCGCCAGCCTGAAATACGGCAACGACACCGACTTCCTGCCGGACATGAAGGGTAATACCCACATGACCCTGCGGTATAACAACTTCCTGGCCTCCAGCAGCCCCGGTAACGTGGTTTTCCGCATCCAATTGTATGAGTACAGCGAGGGCGCCAACTCCGAAGAGCAATGGATTTATGAGACGCGTGACGTTCTCGACGCGGCCACGGGCTGGAAGAAACTGCTCATTCCGCTCGAAGATCGCGGCACCGGCGTGACGCCGAACGCCGAAGGCTTCTCGAATCCGGGCTGGTCCGGCGTGGCCGGCAACAGCAAGCTGGATTGGGACAAGGTGAAGAAGTATGAGTTCGCCTTCTCCGCCGCCCCCGCGATACAAGGCACGGTCTCCACGGGTGGAGTGCTGTTCGACAATCTCGAACTCTACGGCAAGCGCCAAACTGATTTCGAGCCGCCGGCAGCTCCCAAAGGGGTGGCCGCAGTGCCTGATGCCGCCGGCAATTTCAACCTGGTGATTTGGCAGGATGTGCCCAATGAAGCCGGCGAGAAGTACACGGTCTACGCCAGCAAGCAGCCGATCACCGATGTCACCGCGCCGGGCGTGGAAGTGCTGGCGGAAGGCGTTGCCGAAAACACCCAGACTTATGTGCACTACCTGTATCATCCCTTGGCGGATCAGGCGGTGACGTACTACTATGCCGTCACGGCCGCCGACAAGGTGGGCAATGTCAGTGTGCCAGGCGTGTCCTTCCCCGGTGTGAACAACACCGCCAAGGGCATTGCCACCATCTCCCTCAATCCGCCTGCCCAATTCAAGGCCGACGGCATTCTGACGGAATGGGAAAACAGCGGGATCAAACCGTTCGTCTTCAAGAAGTCGGTCAGCCACATCGGCCTCGGCGTCTTCGACAACGACGATGATCTGACGCTCACCATGTACATGGCGATGGACAACCAGTATTTCTACTTCGCGGTCGATGCCATTGACAATGTGTTTTCCTACGATCCCGCCGGCGACTGGTGGCAAGACGATGCCATCGAGATGTTCTTTGGCCTGTACGATGGCCGGCCCGGGCCGCCCCACGCGGCCCGGTTGCGCGGTGCCAAGCCGGATTACGCCTTGCAGTTCCGTTACGACGGCTTGTTTCATCCGGACAATTCCAACCGGCAGCTCTACACGCGTGACTCCACCGATTACTATTTCGAAGGCTTCGGTTCGGATTACATCATCGAGACGCGCGTGAAGTTGACCGACATCACCTTCGGTGATGACGCGCCCTTCCTGCCCGTCAACGGCATGCGGATTCCGCTCGACTTCACCATTCATGATGCCGACGTGCTCAATACCCGCGACGGCATCATGAGTCTGTCGCCCATCAACAACGACAATTCGTGGCAATCACCGCGCAACTGGACCTACACCTGGATCGGCGATCGCGAAAGCCCAACGGCAGTCGCGGACAATCGCAACGACGGCGTGCCGGCCAGCTACAGCTTGAGCCAGAATTATCCCAACCCCTTCAACCCCTCGAGCAAGATCACGTACGCCATTCGCACGGCGGGTCTGGTGCAGCTCGAGCTGTACAACGCGCTCGGCCAGAAGGTCCGCACTTTGGTGGATGGCGTGCAGGCGGCGGGCACCTACACGCTCGAAGTGCAAGCGGATGGCCTGCCCTCCGGCATCTATTTCTACCGCATCAGCGCGGGCGATTTCAAACAAACGCGCAAGATGCTGTTGATGAAATAG
- a CDS encoding glycoside hydrolase family 3 C-terminal domain-containing protein: MMKISVPALIVLMSAGVLGLASAFGQSIPKPDFTAQVDKLLAQMTVEEKVGQMTQVTIDVVSKDMPAPIQPGARHQLDPAKLRTAITKYHVGSILNVMGSAYSVDHWHEIITQIQDVATRETRLKIPIIYGVDAIHGANYTTGATIFPQSLAMAATWNPGLMRRDGEITAYEVRASGIPWNFNPVLDIGRHPLWPRLFETFGEDPYLAATMGVAYVKGLEGEQNQINQKDKVAACLKHYLGYSFPLTGKDRTPAYIPEIMLREYFLPTFQAAVEAGAHTVMVNSSEINGVPVHASHYYLTELLRDELGFNGFVVSDWADIINLHTREKVAATPKEAVRQAVMAGIDMSMVPLDFSFYDHLLALVREGAVPMRRIDEAVGRILRVKFALGLFENPYPDKTLRSKFASAEFRAVALQAARESLVLLKNQNNLLPLAPSTKLLVTGPTADKLSVLNSGWTITWQGNEESLYPHEHHTILEALQEKFGKPNVTYVPGASFHEEVDVAAAVQAAQTAHAVILCLGEEAYCETPGNITDLSLPRAQLKLAQALQQTGKPVILVLAQGRPRLIREIEEKSAAIVAAFLPGMQGGTAIAEVLAGEVNPSGKLPITYPRHPNDLTLYDHKFSEQASEHQTYKPQFPFGFGLSYTTFAYSDLALDKTKLKPGEALTVSVTVKNTGMRAGQEIVQLYLTDLYASITPHNQRLKRFEKIPLAPGESKSVTFTLQPQDLAFIGRDHQPTIEAGEFKVAVGPLAQRFSLE; the protein is encoded by the coding sequence ATGATGAAGATTTCCGTCCCAGCTCTCATCGTGCTCATGAGTGCCGGTGTTCTCGGCCTCGCTTCTGCATTTGGGCAGAGCATTCCCAAACCCGATTTCACCGCGCAAGTGGACAAATTGCTTGCGCAAATGACCGTGGAAGAAAAAGTCGGCCAGATGACGCAGGTGACGATCGATGTCGTTTCCAAGGACATGCCGGCACCCATCCAACCCGGCGCGCGTCACCAGCTCGATCCCGCCAAGTTGCGCACCGCGATCACGAAGTATCACGTTGGCTCGATTTTGAACGTGATGGGTTCGGCGTATTCTGTGGATCACTGGCACGAAATCATCACGCAGATTCAGGACGTGGCCACCCGCGAAACGCGCCTGAAAATTCCGATCATCTACGGCGTCGATGCCATTCACGGCGCGAACTACACCACCGGTGCCACAATCTTCCCGCAAAGCTTGGCCATGGCCGCCACCTGGAATCCCGGCCTCATGCGCCGCGACGGTGAGATCACTGCCTATGAAGTGCGCGCCAGCGGCATTCCGTGGAATTTCAACCCGGTTTTGGATATTGGCCGGCACCCGCTGTGGCCGCGCTTGTTCGAGACTTTTGGCGAAGATCCTTACCTGGCTGCCACCATGGGCGTGGCCTATGTGAAGGGGCTGGAGGGCGAGCAGAATCAGATCAATCAAAAAGACAAAGTGGCGGCCTGCTTGAAGCATTACCTGGGTTACAGCTTCCCGCTTACCGGCAAGGATCGCACGCCGGCTTACATTCCCGAAATCATGTTGCGCGAGTACTTTCTGCCGACCTTTCAAGCCGCGGTCGAGGCCGGTGCGCACACCGTGATGGTCAATTCCTCCGAAATCAACGGGGTGCCGGTGCATGCCAGCCATTACTATTTGACGGAATTGCTGCGCGACGAGCTGGGATTCAACGGCTTCGTGGTTTCGGACTGGGCTGATATCATCAATCTGCACACGCGCGAAAAAGTGGCGGCCACTCCCAAAGAGGCGGTGCGTCAGGCCGTGATGGCCGGCATTGACATGAGCATGGTGCCGCTCGATTTCAGTTTTTATGATCACCTGCTGGCACTGGTGCGGGAAGGCGCGGTGCCGATGCGCCGCATCGATGAGGCCGTGGGCCGCATTCTGCGGGTGAAATTCGCGCTCGGCCTGTTTGAAAATCCCTATCCCGACAAGACGCTGCGGTCCAAGTTTGCCTCGGCGGAGTTCCGCGCGGTCGCGCTGCAAGCCGCGCGGGAGTCTCTGGTTTTGCTGAAGAATCAGAACAATTTGCTGCCGCTGGCCCCGTCGACCAAGCTGCTGGTCACCGGCCCGACCGCCGACAAGCTGAGCGTGCTCAACAGCGGCTGGACCATCACCTGGCAGGGCAATGAAGAGTCGCTTTATCCCCACGAACACCATACCATTCTCGAAGCGCTGCAGGAAAAATTCGGCAAGCCCAATGTGACTTACGTGCCGGGCGCAAGTTTTCACGAAGAAGTCGACGTGGCCGCGGCCGTGCAGGCGGCGCAGACCGCGCACGCCGTGATCCTGTGTCTGGGAGAGGAGGCTTATTGTGAAACGCCGGGTAACATCACGGATTTGAGTCTGCCGCGCGCGCAGCTCAAACTGGCGCAGGCGCTGCAGCAAACCGGCAAGCCGGTCATTCTGGTTTTGGCCCAGGGCCGGCCGCGCCTGATCCGCGAGATTGAAGAGAAAAGCGCGGCGATCGTGGCCGCGTTTCTGCCCGGCATGCAGGGCGGCACGGCCATCGCCGAGGTGCTGGCCGGCGAAGTGAATCCCTCCGGCAAGCTGCCCATCACCTATCCGCGCCATCCCAACGACCTGACGTTGTATGATCACAAATTCAGCGAGCAAGCCAGCGAGCATCAGACTTACAAGCCGCAGTTTCCCTTTGGCTTTGGCCTGAGCTACACGACGTTCGCGTACAGTGATTTGGCGCTGGACAAAACCAAACTCAAGCCGGGCGAAGCGCTGACGGTCAGCGTCACGGTAAAGAACACCGGCATGCGCGCCGGCCAGGAGATCGTGCAGCTTTATCTCACCGATTTGTATGCCTCGATCACGCCGCACAATCAGCGGCTCAAACGGTTCGAGAAGATCCCACTGGCGCCGGGCGAGAGCAAGAGCGTAACGTTCACGCTGCAACCGCAGGATCTTGCTTTCATCGGGCGTGACCACCAGCCCACGATCGAAGCGGGCGAATTCAAAGTGGCGGTCGGACCGCTGGCGCAGCGGTTTTCGCTGGAATAG
- a CDS encoding GDSL-type esterase/lipase family protein: MAKRAPRRKPAALKPAPQPSALQKRLFAAALILMPAVLLALAEGGLRLFGVFAPEAFVRATTKAGKPHYQLNQWVAKRYFDPARVTVPGMQPDLFVKHKGPEVFRIFCVGGSTTAGFPFDCQVPFPVQLRYLLAQTYPQRRFEVINAGISAVNSFTVVDLLPEILAHQPDLIIIYMGHNEFYGAYGSASTVSLGQNGKLIRAYLKLQKLHLVQMLRRLILWLRPAPNQDARKPSLMADVIGDQAILLGSPKYQRTLTNFRDNLDLILRECARRGVPVLLSNLFSNLRDLPPFASAPPDLPPASRAVYEQAIAAGDSLRQLRLLVESENAYRTAWLLDSSAAVLWYKRGLASAGRGDSTAARHFFTGAKDRDLIRFRASEEVNHLIAALAQQHGSRFVDLDSRLAQRSPQGLLGNNLLVDHLHPSPTGYYLMATGFYDAIRSGGWLADPAPHFQPADDPYYVTDLDWDIGLMKILEMTHRWPFPEKPVALDDYRPYGDPATVPIVRNYLLAENVWSRAHYRMAEVYLQRRDFERARREYLAVSVFAPDDPYPYQQVAKTFELEGAWDQREAYLWKTLPLSEQKGMLLYQIAIAQWRQKKLNAACETMLAALEQVDLNRQERQNAKFYLAGFYADAGEPAKAAETLTGLLREDPNFQPARVFLQKLRPPAQ, translated from the coding sequence ATGGCGAAACGAGCACCTCGGCGCAAACCGGCTGCCCTCAAACCCGCGCCCCAGCCCAGCGCACTGCAAAAGCGGCTCTTCGCGGCAGCGCTGATTCTCATGCCGGCCGTGCTGCTCGCGCTGGCGGAAGGAGGGCTGCGGCTGTTTGGCGTCTTCGCGCCCGAGGCGTTCGTCCGCGCAACCACCAAAGCCGGCAAGCCCCACTATCAACTCAACCAGTGGGTGGCGAAGCGTTATTTCGATCCCGCCCGCGTGACCGTGCCGGGCATGCAGCCGGATCTTTTCGTCAAGCACAAAGGCCCGGAAGTTTTTCGCATCTTCTGCGTGGGCGGCTCCACCACCGCCGGTTTTCCCTTTGATTGCCAGGTTCCCTTCCCGGTGCAGCTCCGCTATTTGCTGGCGCAGACCTATCCCCAGCGCCGCTTCGAAGTGATCAACGCCGGCATCTCCGCGGTCAACAGTTTCACGGTTGTCGATCTGCTGCCCGAGATTCTGGCGCACCAGCCTGATTTGATCATCATCTACATGGGGCACAATGAATTCTACGGCGCCTATGGCAGCGCCTCCACGGTTTCGCTGGGGCAGAACGGCAAGTTGATCCGCGCCTATCTCAAGCTGCAGAAGCTGCATTTGGTGCAAATGCTGCGGCGCCTGATTTTGTGGCTCCGGCCCGCGCCGAACCAAGACGCCCGCAAACCCTCGTTGATGGCCGATGTCATTGGCGATCAGGCCATTCTCCTCGGCTCGCCCAAATACCAGCGCACGCTGACGAATTTCCGGGATAATCTTGATTTGATTCTGCGGGAATGCGCGCGCCGCGGGGTGCCGGTGCTGCTCAGCAATCTGTTCTCGAACCTGCGTGACCTGCCGCCCTTTGCCAGTGCGCCGCCGGATTTGCCGCCGGCCAGCCGCGCGGTTTATGAGCAGGCCATCGCGGCCGGTGACAGCCTGCGGCAGCTTCGCTTGCTTGTGGAAAGTGAGAACGCCTATCGCACCGCGTGGCTGCTGGATTCCAGCGCGGCGGTGCTTTGGTACAAACGCGGCCTCGCCAGCGCCGGCCGGGGTGATTCCACTGCGGCGCGGCATTTCTTCACCGGCGCGAAAGACCGCGATCTCATTCGCTTTCGCGCCAGCGAGGAGGTCAATCACCTCATCGCGGCGCTCGCGCAGCAGCACGGCAGCCGCTTTGTCGATCTCGACTCCCGCCTGGCGCAGCGTTCGCCGCAGGGGTTGCTCGGCAACAACCTGCTGGTCGATCACTTGCATCCCAGTCCCACAGGCTATTATCTCATGGCCACCGGCTTCTATGATGCCATTCGTTCCGGCGGCTGGCTGGCTGATCCTGCTCCCCATTTTCAACCTGCCGATGATCCTTATTATGTCACTGACTTGGATTGGGACATCGGCCTGATGAAGATTCTCGAAATGACGCATCGCTGGCCTTTCCCGGAGAAGCCGGTTGCGCTCGACGATTACCGGCCTTACGGCGACCCCGCCACCGTGCCGATTGTGCGGAATTATTTGCTGGCGGAAAACGTCTGGTCGCGGGCGCACTATCGCATGGCGGAAGTCTATTTGCAGCGGCGTGATTTCGAGCGGGCGCGACGGGAATATCTCGCGGTCAGTGTCTTCGCGCCGGATGATCCCTATCCCTACCAACAAGTGGCCAAGACCTTTGAGTTGGAAGGCGCCTGGGACCAGCGCGAAGCTTATCTCTGGAAAACTCTGCCGCTCTCCGAACAAAAGGGCATGCTGCTCTACCAAATCGCCATCGCGCAATGGCGGCAGAAGAAGCTCAACGCGGCGTGTGAAACGATGCTGGCGGCGTTGGAGCAGGTCGATCTCAATCGTCAGGAACGGCAGAACGCGAAATTCTATCTCGCCGGCTTCTACGCCGATGCCGGCGAACCCGCCAAGGCAGCCGAAACGCTCACCGGTTTGCTGCGGGAAGATCCCAACTTTCAGCCGGCCAGGGTGTTTCTGCAGAAGCTGAGACCGCCGGCGCAATAA